The Coccidioides posadasii str. Silveira chromosome 2, complete sequence genomic interval CCTTTCGAGCCATCACTGCCATACCAACTCCTCCACTGTACTGCTATGCCTTCACCACCATAACCTGCACGCAATATCTTCGCTCATATGGCCGTTCTGCTTCCTGACAAACGTCGAGTACGTCCAAGGGTTACGGTACCTTCGTAGTCCGTGCACCTGTTCCGCGGCCCGCCACACGAAGGAGGGCACTGCAGGCGGTCCACATTCCCACCAAAAATTCCTCAGACTTTCccctttctttatttatagaaAGCCTCGAATATTCATAGAGACGAGATCTcacttttccttcttttcatAGGTCGTCGGGTCTCCCCTCCCCCTATCCTTCTTGGCCCTGGTCTGCTGGAGTTCCTAATTACCGCCCATATTCAGTATGGGAAACGCAGCGACGAAGGAGAGCCGGTCCTCGCAGGAACACTCCGCTCGGCATTCGCGAGGCGGATCAACGGCTTCCACGGCAGCATACGATCATTACAGGCCCTCAGATGGTATACATGCTAGCTCGTCCCGCGCTCTCCGCGGTGGCCGGTCTGATTTTGCTCTGCTCGGTCTCGGAGCTGAAAGAGAGCCAGTGGAGTATCGTCGCGAAACAAGACAAGAGAGAGAAGCTAGGAAgcgagaaaaggaaaatgcaGCCAGAATTAAAGAGCGCCAGCGCAGCATGAAGGAAGAGCATGTCGATGGTGGCTATCTGGTGACACAAGGGGTGTATGTTGGCACGGAGGACTTCAATAAAGCGATAGTAAGGCAGTTAATGGTACGGATTCCATCACATATTTGGTTGGTGATGGAGCGAATATTTTATTGACACTGGCATTAGATCGAACGACGCCTTGCCCCCTTTTGGAGAGGGTTGAATGATTTCTCGGAGTCATGGACGGAGCACCAGTTGATGGCCGCTGCTAGAGGGATGCCAATCCCCGCGCCAGATGAAGTGCCCCCCGAGCTGGAATATAAAATACCCTCGAAGTCTTCCGCGGAAAAGCAGCCACCAGAAAGAAATCTCAATACCTTAATGGTCCCAATAACGTCGAGATCCCAGTCTTACAATTCGGATACCTCGTCGATTAATCGTACTATATCGCCCGCGCGGTCACCTGGAGCTCTGAGTCCGACTAACTCCTTTCTTAGAGGCCGTGCTAAAACGTTGGCCTCTCTGACGACATCTTCAAAAACGCCCGCATCTGATATGGCCCCTCGCGAACTTCAGCTTCCCAAGGACCCTTTTGTCAACGGACAGCCGATCGAGGCATACTTGTACAAAGATGCTTCTGAATGCCCTATCTGTTTCCTTTATTACCCGCCTTATCTGAACAAGACGAGATGCTGCGATCAACCAATATGTTCGGAATGTTTTGTACAGATAAAACGTCCAGACCCCCACCCTCCCGAGCATCATGATCCAAACAATTCCGAAACCACCCGTCCGGACGAGCCGGAGGGACAACTCGTTTCGGAACCCGCGGCATGCCCTTTCTGCGTCCAACCCGAATTCGGTGTCATGTATACTCCACCCCCGTTCCGCCGTGGGCTAGCGTATGCAGCCAGTCCTGGCGTCCATGCGCTTGCTAATTCTTCGGCTGCGTCCTCAGCGTCGTCGTTGGTCTCTGGGGGTGCCAACCCGGGTACCAGGCGGCGCGCTGTCTCGATATCTGCCGATTCACCCAGCGTGATAACTACCGACAGGGTTCGTCCAGACTGGGCCACGAAACTTGCTGCAGCGAGAGCGCAGGCCGCCAGAAGATCCGCCGCTGCCACCGCGCTCCATACGGCTGCGTATATGATGAATAACCCCGGGGGTCCAGGCGAGCCCAGGCGACGCGGCATGTTGAGAAGAACCGCTGGTCAAGATAGCCCAGGTGGCAGGACGGCACCTCCGCATGTAAACGCAATGGCATACCTTGCCGAGCGACGGGTTGTCACTGATCGCGAAAACGCTTCTCCGGTTGATAGCACTACTAATCTTGCTCCCCCTCGAGCTAGCTCTCGCCGTAGTCGGATCGATGAGCTAGAagagatgatgatgatggaaGCCATCAGGCTGAGCTTGGCTGCTGAGGAAGAACGACgtaaaaaggaagagaaagagaccAGAAAAGAAGCCAAGCGTCGAGAGAAGGAGGCTAAGAAGGCCGAAAAGAGTGCAAAGAAGGCTGGGCTTGATAGCCAGAATCCGAGCAATCTTACATCGAGTACCTCTTCCGCCAATTCTGCTGTTCAAACAGCAGGTGGAGCGAATTCTGAACTCAACATGTCCGCGAACAAAGGCAAAGGCGTAGATCGTTCGGAGCCAAGGCCAGGTGTATCGACTGAAGCAGGCTC includes:
- the SIP5 gene encoding SNF1-interacting protein (EggNog:ENOG410PKFJ~COG:S~BUSCO:4469at33183) — its product is MGNAATKESRSSQEHSARHSRGGSTASTAAYDHYRPSDGIHASSSRALRGGRSDFALLGLGAEREPVEYRRETRQEREARKREKENAARIKERQRSMKEEHVDGGYLVTQGVYVGTEDFNKAIVRQLMIERRLAPFWRGLNDFSESWTEHQLMAAARGMPIPAPDEVPPELEYKIPSKSSAEKQPPERNLNTLMVPITSRSQSYNSDTSSINRTISPARSPGALSPTNSFLRGRAKTLASLTTSSKTPASDMAPRELQLPKDPFVNGQPIEAYLYKDASECPICFLYYPPYLNKTRCCDQPICSECFVQIKRPDPHPPEHHDPNNSETTRPDEPEGQLVSEPAACPFCVQPEFGVMYTPPPFRRGLAYAASPGVHALANSSAASSASSLVSGGANPGTRRRAVSISADSPSVITTDRVRPDWATKLAAARAQAARRSAAATALHTAAYMMNNPGGPGEPRRRGMLRRTAGQDSPGGRTAPPHVNAMAYLAERRVVTDRENASPVDSTTNLAPPRASSRRSRIDELEEMMMMEAIRLSLAAEEERRKKEEKETRKEAKRREKEAKKAEKSAKKAGLDSQNPSNLTSSTSSANSAVQTAGGANSELNMSANKGKGVDRSEPRPGVSTEAGSSTEPPKITIKDLKGEQFSSMLEGSSKNMHLRHVSSASSSNSSLVESAFGESIGSGTPHNGSSSSLAAIHGFRSLAAMIDDTPSGDSGESMNRPGSTNEQVQGAPAAKEPSENSAPNEPDQVTLLSSSPSLEQKDTLGKEVHMSSAEVLPQSSLGTAS